A genome region from Maylandia zebra isolate NMK-2024a linkage group LG6, Mzebra_GT3a, whole genome shotgun sequence includes the following:
- the LOC106674745 gene encoding high choriolytic enzyme 1-like translates to MTPAFFFSVCLSMTAVCLRAAVIRNITDESLGAPAIIEKVNANSTKVLVHGDIVPTATRNAVPCTAIGCKWPKTGPFVYVPVSIGTEYSNQERNIIISALVTFHAPTCIRFVWHTSQTDFIHFFSGQGCYSYLGRQSGGQPISLQRNGCLFQSTVQHEVLHALGFHHEHVRSDRDLHVRILTGNIIPGKEHNFVKVQTNNLQTPYDFNSVMHYGRFHFSKNRKPTIVAKSNPNLNFGNAFQMSANDIARVNRLYEC, encoded by the exons ATGACTCCAGCCTTTTTCTTCTCCGTCTGCCTGTCAATGACAGCGGTTTGTCTG AGGGCTGCTGTCATTAGAAATATAACTG ATGAGTCTCTGGGTGCCCCAGCGATCATTGAAAAAGTCAATGCTAACTCAA CAAAAGTGTTGGTTCATGGTGACATTGTGCCCACTGCTACCAGGAATGCTGTTCCATGCACAGCCATTGGCTGCAAGTGGCCTAAAACTGGACCCTTTGTCTATGTACCTGTCTCCATTGGCACTGAATACA GCAACCAAGAGCgcaacatcatcatcagtgcCCTAGTCACCTTCCATGCTCCCACCTGCATCCGGTTTGTCTGGCATACAAGCCAGACAGATTTCATTCACTTCTTCTCTGGACAAGG GTGTTATTCATACCTGGGCCGTCAGAGTGGAGGACAGCCAATCTCCCTACAGAGAAATGGTTGCTTGTTTCAGTCGACGGTTCAACATGAGGTTCTTCATGCTCTGGGCTTCCACCACGAGCATGTCCGCTCTGACAGAGATCTGCATGTGAGGATCCTTACCGGGAACATCATCCCAG GAAAAGAGCACAACTTTGTGAAAGTGCAGACCAACAATTTGCAGACTCCCTATGACTTCAACTCTGTCATGCACTATGGCAG ATTCCACTTCTCCAAGAATAGGAAGCCAACGATTGTTGCCAAGTCCAATCCTAATCTTAATTTTGGAAATGCTTTCCAAATGAGTGCCAATGACATTGCTCGTGTAAACAGGCTTTATGAATGCT AA